The Pan troglodytes isolate AG18354 chromosome 7, NHGRI_mPanTro3-v2.0_pri, whole genome shotgun sequence genome has a window encoding:
- the LOC134810842 gene encoding uncharacterized protein LOC134810842 produces the protein MWPRGRGGGNRSAGLSGQRRWRGAEQVAVGAWGREARPRPPHSNPLADAGPFGRPPSPHPRSEGNLTCLAGRGPRERGTTSGQHHSQPASWRPRSFPGAAPPPGPSRQHVTACARSAPAVGGSAHAEGRVERWGAEPDAG, from the coding sequence ATGTGGCCGCGCGGCCGGGGAGGCGGGAACCGGTCAGCGGGGCTGAGCGGGCAGCGGCGGTGGCGCGGGGCTGAGCAGGTGGCTGTTGGGGCCTGGGGCAGAGAGGCTCGTCCGCGGCCCCCACACTCCAACCCACTCGCCGATGCCGGCCCCTTCGGCCGCCCGCCCTCCCCTCACCCACGCTCGGAAGGCAACCTCACCTGCTTGGCCGGCCGGGGACCCCGGGAGCGCGGGACCACCAGTGGGCAGCATCACAGCCAGCCGGCTTCCTGGAGGCCGCGCTCCTTTCCTGGAGCCGCACCCCCGCCCGGCCCCAGCCGGCAACACGTCACCGCCTGCGCCCGGAGCGCGCCCGCTGTCGGCGGGAGCGCGCACGCCGAGGGGCGCGTTGAGCGCTGGGGGGCGGAGCCTGATGCGGGATGA